A part of Candidatus Electrothrix aestuarii genomic DNA contains:
- a CDS encoding CehA/McbA family metallohydrolase, translating to MEDVSKKLGRIALAGTCLFAGLGLAASGAMAASSIDSWNIYYGHLHNHTTVSDGSGSPDQAYSTAKAAGLDFFSTADHAESTTSTEYNLVKTTADNYNEDGVFTAFWGFEWSSGTHGHVTVVYADDICRSSESATDTFSEFLAWLSTRETVAIFNHPGRESQAFEHYDGAVSDKFIGMELWNKQDFFDVYYYNDGFHTNDGGMGHYDEALLRGWKIGASGSEDNHGTDWGTDSTYAMAILADNQTRTDLYNAMKAHRIYSTADKNLGLYFAMDGEVMGSEIEGGSNSVIIKANDGGNEIVDTIELLKNGVVINTWYPNSSTPVITDTVTSADGDYFYCRIMQADGDEAISSPIFIAGDTPIDNDGDSYYSDVDCNDNDDLIYPGATESCTDGIDNDCDQTVDCNDSDCSSDPSCQVDCSVYTNKGTCDGDSSCYWDKSSKTCLGH from the coding sequence ATGGAAGACGTATCGAAGAAGCTTGGCAGAATCGCCTTGGCAGGCACCTGTCTGTTTGCAGGTCTGGGCCTTGCTGCCTCAGGCGCAATGGCAGCATCATCTATTGACAGCTGGAATATTTATTACGGCCATCTGCATAACCACACCACTGTCTCAGACGGCAGTGGATCTCCAGATCAGGCCTATAGCACAGCCAAGGCTGCTGGCTTAGATTTTTTCAGTACCGCAGATCATGCTGAATCAACAACGTCCACCGAGTACAATCTTGTTAAAACCACTGCGGATAACTATAACGAAGACGGTGTTTTCACCGCATTCTGGGGCTTTGAGTGGTCAAGCGGCACCCACGGTCATGTAACTGTGGTCTACGCAGATGATATTTGCCGGTCTTCAGAGTCTGCAACCGATACCTTTAGTGAGTTTCTCGCTTGGTTATCAACCCGTGAAACCGTGGCTATCTTCAACCACCCAGGTCGTGAATCTCAGGCCTTTGAGCATTATGACGGTGCTGTCAGCGACAAATTCATCGGCATGGAATTGTGGAACAAGCAGGACTTCTTTGATGTGTACTACTATAACGATGGCTTTCATACCAACGATGGCGGTATGGGGCATTATGATGAGGCCCTGCTCCGTGGCTGGAAAATAGGTGCCAGCGGTTCCGAGGACAACCACGGTACAGATTGGGGAACCGACTCCACCTACGCTATGGCTATCCTGGCAGATAACCAAACCCGGACCGACTTGTATAATGCAATGAAGGCTCACCGGATCTATTCCACCGCAGATAAAAACCTGGGGCTGTATTTTGCTATGGACGGTGAGGTGATGGGTTCAGAGATTGAAGGTGGCAGCAACAGCGTTATCATCAAGGCAAACGATGGCGGCAACGAGATTGTTGACACTATTGAGCTTCTGAAGAACGGCGTTGTCATCAACACCTGGTATCCGAACTCTTCCACCCCAGTTATTACCGACACGGTAACCAGTGCTGATGGCGATTACTTCTATTGCCGTATCATGCAGGCAGACGGTGACGAGGCAATTTCTTCTCCGATTTTCATTGCTGGAGACACGCCTATTGATAACGATGGGGATAGCTACTACTCAGATGTGGATTGTAACGATAATGATGATCTTATCTACCCGGGTGCCACTGAATCCTGCACAGACGGTATAGATAACGACTGTGACCAGACCGTAGACTGCAACGACTCTGATTGTAGCTCTGATCCGAGCTGCCAGGTGGATTGCTCAGTGTATACCAACAAGGGTACCTGTGATGGGGATTCATCCTGCTATTGGGATAAATCAAGCAAGACCTGCTTAGGTCATTAA
- a CDS encoding DsrE family protein, whose translation MSNFLFILGKDDNESATRCFQFAKIAHSKGHQVDLFFIDGGVMWANKNRELSVKTNTGDCPADYLPYLVENEVAIGVCTPCATNRQLDEAEFFSNMVLDGGPHLIDMAAEAKVFNF comes from the coding sequence ATGTCGAATTTTTTGTTTATCCTTGGAAAGGATGATAACGAATCTGCCACACGATGTTTTCAATTTGCGAAGATAGCGCATTCCAAAGGGCATCAGGTAGACTTGTTTTTCATCGATGGCGGCGTTATGTGGGCAAATAAAAATAGAGAGTTAAGCGTAAAGACAAATACCGGAGATTGCCCGGCAGATTACCTGCCTTATTTGGTAGAAAATGAAGTTGCTATAGGTGTCTGCACTCCTTGCGCGACAAATCGTCAACTTGACGAGGCAGAATTCTTCAGCAATATGGTCTTGGATGGCGGCCCTCATCTGATAGATATGGCTGCTGAAGCGAAGGTGTTTAATTTTTAG
- a CDS encoding CehA/McbA family metallohydrolase, whose protein sequence is MEDVSKKMGTFVLASACMGLCFTAAPAAAYNVYYGHLHNHSNVSDGTGTPASAYSYARYTAGLDFFSLADHAEQISSTEWTTIKNAANSANSDGNFVALWGFEWSHGTYGHVAVINTTDYCASDESATNTFSELVTWVENNDGLAFFNHPGRQDTGYEFDHFSSSLASDSFVGMELWNKSDDFDDYYYTSGYYSGDSMGHFDEALTRGWYIGASGSGDNHSGTWGTANDFRMGVLASSLTRANILEAIDARRFFSTLDKNIELSFTIDGEEMGSVMDAGTYDLRIEADDANTEDFSKIELYKNGAVEDTWYPNDDNPIITDTITTSDGDYFYIKVTQDDGDEAISSPIFMTGESQGSGSGSISKRIATGDDDVEQYQTGGTMYMNSSDLELVYDGSKGNQYVGLRFTGLNIPQGATITSASIQFTVDETNTGTTNLTIKAEDTDDAAAFTTSSYNVSNRTTTSEYVSWSPASWTSVGAAGADQKTPDLSDVVQEVVDRTGWSSGNDMVFIITGTGERTAESYNGSSSNAALLEITYTE, encoded by the coding sequence ATGGAAGACGTATCGAAAAAAATGGGAACCTTTGTTCTCGCCAGTGCCTGCATGGGTCTCTGTTTCACTGCTGCCCCAGCAGCAGCCTATAATGTCTATTACGGACATTTGCACAACCACTCCAATGTTTCCGACGGAACTGGCACCCCTGCCAGCGCCTACAGCTATGCACGCTATACTGCTGGTCTGGATTTCTTCAGTCTGGCTGATCATGCTGAGCAGATCTCCTCTACAGAATGGACTACTATCAAAAATGCTGCCAACTCTGCTAACTCAGATGGTAACTTTGTTGCCCTGTGGGGATTCGAATGGTCACACGGCACCTATGGTCATGTTGCGGTTATCAATACCACCGACTATTGCGCTTCTGACGAGTCCGCTACTAACACTTTCAGCGAACTGGTGACCTGGGTAGAGAACAACGACGGGCTTGCCTTCTTTAACCATCCTGGTCGTCAGGATACAGGCTATGAGTTTGATCATTTCAGCTCTTCTTTAGCTTCTGACAGCTTTGTAGGTATGGAGCTGTGGAATAAGAGCGATGATTTTGACGATTACTACTATACCAGCGGCTATTATAGCGGTGACAGTATGGGCCATTTTGATGAGGCCCTTACCCGTGGTTGGTACATCGGCGCTTCCGGTTCAGGTGACAACCACTCCGGCACCTGGGGAACTGCAAACGATTTCCGTATGGGCGTGCTGGCCAGCAGCCTGACCCGCGCCAATATCCTGGAGGCTATTGATGCAAGGAGATTTTTCTCCACTCTGGATAAAAATATAGAACTTTCTTTCACCATCGACGGCGAAGAGATGGGTTCAGTTATGGATGCTGGTACCTATGATCTGCGGATTGAAGCCGATGATGCCAATACAGAGGATTTCAGCAAGATAGAGCTGTACAAGAATGGTGCAGTTGAAGATACCTGGTATCCCAATGATGATAACCCGATCATTACTGATACCATTACGACCTCTGATGGCGATTACTTTTATATCAAGGTCACCCAGGACGATGGTGACGAGGCGATTTCCTCTCCGATCTTCATGACTGGCGAAAGCCAAGGAAGCGGAAGTGGCTCTATCTCCAAACGCATTGCCACTGGTGATGATGATGTGGAGCAGTACCAGACTGGTGGTACCATGTACATGAACAGTTCTGACCTGGAGCTGGTGTATGACGGATCCAAGGGTAACCAGTACGTTGGACTGCGCTTCACAGGTCTGAATATCCCCCAGGGTGCCACCATTACTTCTGCCTCCATCCAGTTCACCGTGGATGAAACAAATACAGGCACCACGAACCTGACCATCAAGGCTGAAGATACAGATGATGCAGCTGCCTTTACAACATCTTCTTACAACGTAAGCAACCGGACCACCACCTCTGAATACGTAAGCTGGAGCCCGGCTTCTTGGACTAGCGTCGGTGCGGCTGGTGCAGATCAGAAGACCCCAGATCTGAGTGATGTGGTTCAGGAGGTTGTGGACCGCACAGGTTGGAGCTCTGGCAATGACATGGTCTTTATAATCACCGGAACCGGTGAGCGGACCGCTGAGTCCTATAATGGCTCATCTTCTAATGCTGCTTTGCTTGAGATTACCTATACCGAATAA
- a CDS encoding ISKra4 family transposase, translating into MYSPCHLTESNIEHYLPSFEALDKLASHISGIEFSTSSFGDVEAVIQQKGQEIIRQLAQGYLSQRSAEEEKKEFVLGEDGIRRNRRRTDCTRKIESRFGEVELSRIGYYGQFVGSVFPLDAELNLPPDKYSHGLRSEIAHLTAVASFDETLEFLERQGGGILPKRQLQEVSADIVRDFKEFHKQPLDLSSVMGSILVITADGKGVSMHNQDLRPAAKKQAEKDQDKKKARLQPGEKKGRKRMATVVSVYDTSPYQRTPEQLLSIDGEVAPERPEIKNKRVWAEIREDMGNALDQGFREALRRDPEQEMEWVVLIDGQTDLVRQVEVQAEKHDVKVTVIQDFIHVVEYLWKAVHALYPEKENAEKREKWVQGRTLEILKGNAQSVASGLRRAATRRGLDENKRIPVDTAANYIKKNQKRLRYEEAF; encoded by the coding sequence ATGTACAGCCCCTGTCACCTTACGGAAAGCAATATTGAGCATTATCTTCCGTCTTTTGAAGCACTTGATAAACTGGCGTCCCATATATCCGGTATAGAATTCTCCACATCCTCTTTCGGAGACGTGGAAGCAGTTATTCAACAGAAAGGACAGGAAATTATACGGCAGCTGGCGCAGGGATATCTGTCTCAGCGTTCCGCAGAAGAAGAGAAAAAAGAATTTGTTCTCGGAGAAGACGGTATTCGTCGCAATCGTCGCAGAACAGATTGTACTCGAAAAATTGAATCACGTTTCGGAGAGGTCGAGCTGTCACGAATCGGTTATTACGGGCAGTTTGTCGGCAGCGTTTTTCCTCTGGATGCCGAGTTGAATTTGCCGCCCGACAAGTATTCACACGGCCTACGAAGTGAAATAGCGCATCTGACGGCAGTCGCTTCTTTTGACGAAACATTGGAGTTTCTGGAACGTCAGGGAGGCGGAATACTGCCCAAACGTCAACTTCAGGAAGTATCCGCAGATATTGTTCGTGATTTCAAGGAGTTTCACAAGCAACCCCTTGACTTGTCGTCCGTAATGGGCAGTATTTTAGTCATTACGGCGGACGGTAAGGGCGTATCAATGCATAATCAGGATCTGCGTCCCGCCGCCAAAAAACAAGCGGAAAAGGATCAGGATAAGAAAAAAGCCCGACTTCAGCCCGGAGAGAAAAAGGGGCGTAAGCGGATGGCGACCGTTGTCTCAGTGTATGACACATCCCCTTATCAGCGCACTCCTGAACAGCTTCTCAGTATTGACGGGGAAGTCGCACCGGAGCGTCCAGAAATTAAAAACAAGCGGGTCTGGGCGGAGATTAGGGAAGATATGGGGAACGCCCTTGACCAGGGATTCCGGGAGGCGCTTCGACGAGACCCTGAACAAGAAATGGAATGGGTTGTTCTTATCGACGGGCAGACCGATCTGGTCAGGCAGGTCGAGGTGCAGGCGGAGAAGCATGATGTAAAAGTAACCGTTATTCAGGATTTTATTCATGTTGTCGAGTACCTGTGGAAGGCGGTTCATGCTCTTTATCCAGAGAAAGAGAACGCTGAAAAACGAGAAAAGTGGGTTCAGGGCCGTACGCTTGAGATTTTGAAAGGAAACGCGCAAAGCGTGGCGAGCGGATTGCGTCGTGCGGCTACACGTAGAGGATTAGATGAAAATAAACGTATCCCTGTGGATACTGCTGCGAATTATATCAAGAAAAATCAGAAACGACTGAGATATGAAGAAGCTTTTTGA
- a CDS encoding NAD(P)H-dependent glycerol-3-phosphate dehydrogenase: protein MKLQPIKKIAVIGAGSWGTALAKLLADKGEQVLLWSHRIEHVDALRRDRENRKYLPGAFLPGTLQPVHTFEELPSCQCLVMAVPSHGYREVFSQLIPHLQDGTALVSAVKGIEIGTLQTMCEVMEEELARQNKTGTMFTGVLSGPSFADEVAAGQPTAVTVGFAESNVAKAVQHLFSTSFFRVYTSSDTIGLEISAAMKNVIAIAAGISDGLGYGLNTRAALITRGLAEITRLGLALGADLSTFSGLGGLGDLVLTCTGSLSRNRTVGLKLGEGRTLQQTLDEMTMVAEGVKTTKSCYRLAADVGVEMPILEQTYQILYEDKPCRDAVQDLFGRSLKEE, encoded by the coding sequence ATGAAACTTCAGCCGATTAAAAAGATTGCAGTTATCGGCGCGGGGAGCTGGGGAACAGCCTTAGCCAAACTTTTGGCAGATAAAGGGGAACAGGTCCTGCTCTGGAGCCACAGAATTGAGCATGTGGATGCCTTGCGCCGGGATCGTGAAAATCGAAAATACCTTCCCGGTGCTTTTCTGCCGGGAACCTTACAACCAGTACATACCTTTGAGGAGCTCCCTTCCTGTCAATGTCTGGTTATGGCTGTCCCTTCGCATGGTTACCGGGAGGTTTTCAGCCAACTCATCCCTCATCTCCAGGACGGCACGGCCCTTGTTTCTGCGGTAAAGGGTATTGAAATCGGCACTCTCCAGACCATGTGCGAGGTTATGGAGGAGGAACTTGCCCGGCAAAACAAGACAGGTACCATGTTCACCGGCGTTTTGAGCGGCCCTAGTTTTGCTGACGAGGTCGCCGCAGGCCAACCCACAGCCGTGACCGTGGGCTTTGCTGAAAGTAACGTGGCCAAGGCTGTACAGCATCTCTTTTCGACATCCTTTTTTCGGGTCTATACCAGCTCAGACACTATCGGCCTGGAAATTTCCGCAGCCATGAAAAATGTCATCGCCATTGCTGCCGGTATTTCCGATGGTTTGGGGTACGGACTCAACACGCGCGCCGCCTTGATTACCCGTGGTCTTGCGGAAATAACCCGCTTAGGCTTAGCACTTGGTGCAGATCTCTCCACCTTTTCAGGACTCGGAGGTTTAGGTGATCTGGTCCTTACCTGCACAGGCAGTCTGAGCCGTAACCGAACAGTGGGCCTCAAACTTGGCGAGGGGCGTACTTTGCAGCAGACCCTGGATGAAATGACAATGGTCGCCGAAGGGGTTAAGACGACAAAGTCCTGTTATAGATTGGCAGCCGATGTCGGAGTAGAAATGCCCATCCTTGAACAAACCTACCAGATCCTGTATGAAGACAAACCCTGCCGGGATGCTGTCCAGGATCTCTTTGGGAGAAGCCTGAAGGAGGAGTGA
- the gyrA gene encoding DNA gyrase subunit A produces the protein MTTATDQNRSPEPPSVGIEQELRKSYLDYAMSVIVGRALPDVRDGLKPVHRRTLFAMRELGTTYNRPYVKSARIVGDVIGKYHPHGDSAVYDTLVRMAQNFSLRYPLVDGQGNFGSMDGDPPAAMRYTEARMTKLDQELVADIEKETVDFIPTYDNSQLEPTVLPSKIPNILINGSEGIAVGMATKIPPHNLTEVLDALIALVDDPELTVHQLMGIITGPDFPTGGFICGRAGIREAYETGRGVIVMRARMHVEQKKKGSESIVVTEIPFQQNKANLVKKIALLMKEKRITSIAEVRDESDRHGLRIVMDLKKDEIPDVTINQLFKMTPLQKSFGIIMLCIVNNKPEVLNLKEVLVHFIDHRRTVIYRRTAFELRKAEERAHLLEGLKIALDNLDEVVELIKASAGPPEARAGLMERFELSELQAQVILDMRLQKLTGLERDKIIQEYTELMERIAWLTEVLSDDALVMQLIREEFEAVREQYGDERLTEIIDAPDEILPEDMITPEEMVVTISHSGYIKRNQLSLYRAQRRGGKGVTGMAAVDDDFVTDLYTASTLDTFLFFTNKGRVFWRKVYELPMAGRTARGRAIVNLLELAEGEKLAAILPVSNLAEADKGHAILTITKKGRVKKTTIAEYQKPVRKGKLGLTIKDEDEMLCAAITTGDDRVFLVTKNGLSIHFHEDNVRIMGRTAAGVKGITLADDDEVVAAVVLQNHEEEDTILTVTENGYGKRTAVSDYRLQKRGGKGIFAIKTSERNGKVVGALQVVDDDQIMLIADSAKVIRLPMDSMRVIGRNTQGVRMINLNEGEKVVALSMLARTSEDEDDESENVDDILTDVQEDTDLGTDETSAD, from the coding sequence ATGACAACAGCAACAGATCAAAACAGATCACCTGAACCTCCCTCTGTCGGCATAGAACAGGAACTGCGCAAGTCCTATCTGGACTATGCGATGTCCGTTATCGTGGGAAGGGCACTTCCTGATGTTCGCGACGGTCTGAAACCAGTACACAGACGTACTCTGTTCGCCATGCGGGAACTGGGAACCACCTATAATCGGCCTTACGTCAAGTCGGCCAGGATAGTCGGTGATGTCATCGGTAAATATCATCCTCATGGTGATTCTGCTGTGTATGACACCTTGGTTCGGATGGCCCAGAATTTTTCATTGCGCTATCCTCTTGTCGATGGGCAGGGCAACTTCGGTTCTATGGATGGTGATCCTCCGGCAGCTATGCGTTACACGGAAGCGCGCATGACCAAGCTGGATCAAGAACTTGTTGCTGATATTGAAAAAGAGACTGTGGATTTCATCCCCACCTATGATAACTCACAGCTTGAACCCACAGTCCTCCCCTCTAAAATCCCCAATATCCTGATCAACGGCTCAGAGGGTATCGCGGTCGGTATGGCGACCAAAATTCCCCCGCATAACCTGACCGAGGTCCTGGATGCTCTGATTGCTCTGGTTGATGACCCTGAACTTACTGTTCATCAATTGATGGGTATCATCACCGGGCCGGATTTCCCCACCGGAGGATTTATCTGCGGACGGGCCGGAATTCGCGAGGCCTATGAGACCGGACGCGGGGTCATTGTGATGCGTGCCCGCATGCATGTTGAGCAAAAGAAAAAAGGTAGTGAATCCATCGTTGTTACTGAGATTCCTTTTCAGCAAAACAAGGCCAATCTTGTGAAAAAGATTGCCTTATTAATGAAGGAAAAACGAATTACCTCCATTGCTGAGGTGCGCGATGAATCAGACAGACACGGGTTACGTATTGTTATGGATCTCAAAAAAGACGAGATTCCTGATGTAACCATTAACCAGCTCTTCAAGATGACACCGCTGCAAAAAAGCTTTGGTATCATCATGCTCTGCATTGTTAATAATAAGCCGGAAGTTCTCAATCTGAAAGAAGTTCTGGTGCATTTTATAGATCACCGCCGTACAGTTATCTATAGACGTACTGCCTTTGAGCTGCGCAAGGCGGAAGAACGTGCCCACCTCCTGGAAGGCCTCAAGATTGCTCTGGATAATCTTGACGAGGTAGTCGAGCTGATTAAGGCCTCTGCTGGACCTCCTGAAGCTAGGGCCGGTTTGATGGAGCGTTTTGAGCTCTCCGAGCTTCAGGCCCAGGTTATCCTAGACATGCGCCTGCAAAAACTGACCGGGCTGGAGCGTGACAAGATCATCCAGGAATACACAGAGCTTATGGAACGCATTGCCTGGCTCACGGAAGTGCTCTCCGACGATGCCTTGGTCATGCAGTTAATCCGGGAGGAATTTGAGGCTGTTCGTGAGCAATACGGTGATGAACGGCTAACTGAGATCATTGATGCCCCCGATGAAATCTTACCGGAAGACATGATTACCCCGGAAGAAATGGTGGTGACTATTTCCCATAGCGGTTACATCAAACGTAACCAACTATCCCTGTACCGCGCCCAACGCCGTGGCGGCAAAGGGGTTACAGGTATGGCAGCTGTGGATGATGATTTTGTTACGGATCTTTACACCGCATCCACTCTGGATACCTTTCTTTTCTTTACCAACAAGGGGAGAGTGTTCTGGCGTAAGGTCTACGAACTGCCTATGGCCGGTCGCACAGCACGTGGCAGGGCTATCGTCAACCTTCTCGAATTGGCAGAAGGGGAAAAACTTGCAGCTATCCTCCCAGTTTCCAATTTGGCTGAGGCTGATAAAGGGCATGCTATTCTTACGATAACGAAAAAGGGACGGGTGAAAAAGACCACCATTGCCGAGTATCAGAAACCTGTTCGTAAGGGCAAGCTGGGCCTGACCATCAAAGATGAAGATGAGATGCTCTGCGCAGCCATAACCACTGGTGATGACCGGGTGTTCCTGGTTACAAAAAATGGGCTCTCCATCCACTTCCACGAAGATAATGTCCGAATTATGGGACGTACAGCGGCCGGTGTCAAAGGTATCACGCTGGCGGACGATGACGAGGTCGTGGCGGCAGTTGTTCTGCAAAACCACGAAGAGGAAGACACCATTCTCACGGTTACAGAAAATGGCTATGGTAAACGAACTGCGGTATCAGACTACCGTCTCCAAAAACGGGGTGGCAAGGGTATCTTTGCTATTAAAACCAGTGAACGGAACGGCAAAGTGGTTGGTGCGCTTCAAGTTGTGGACGATGATCAGATTATGCTTATTGCTGACTCTGCAAAGGTTATCCGCCTGCCTATGGATTCCATGCGAGTGATAGGACGTAATACCCAAGGCGTTAGGATGATCAATCTCAATGAAGGGGAAAAGGTTGTTGCCCTGTCCATGCTGGCCCGCACCAGTGAAGACGAGGACGACGAGTCTGAAAACGTAGATGACATCCTGACAGACGTACAGGAAGATACTGATCTGGGAACAGATGAAACTTCAGCCGATTAA
- a CDS encoding glycosyltransferase family 2 protein: MYLEKKIAVVIPAHNEEKLIGQVIATMPDYVDIIVVVDDLSQDQTLEKVQSLAATNGKIVCLQHEQNRGVGAAIATGYIWARDNQVDVTAVMAADFQMDPEDLPHILEPVCRDECDYTKGNRLFRGESWGMIPTYRYIGNSFLSLFTKIASGYWHVADSQSGYTAISLQALTALKLEAIYPRYGMPNDLLISLNIANMRVRDISIRPVYNVGEVSGIKVKKVLFTIPLILIKGFTRRMVEKYIIRDFHPLIFFYFLGGLFLFFALILTVRAFIYLGIDGHLPPINTLAAMFSFMSSSLFTLFAMWFDMECNKELK, encoded by the coding sequence ATGTACTTAGAAAAGAAAATAGCCGTTGTCATTCCTGCGCATAACGAGGAAAAACTCATCGGACAGGTTATTGCGACCATGCCCGATTATGTTGATATTATCGTAGTGGTTGATGACCTGAGTCAGGATCAGACTCTGGAGAAAGTCCAGTCTTTGGCAGCGACAAACGGAAAAATTGTTTGTCTTCAGCATGAGCAGAATAGGGGAGTTGGGGCCGCTATTGCTACGGGATATATTTGGGCACGGGATAATCAGGTGGATGTAACAGCGGTTATGGCTGCTGATTTTCAGATGGATCCGGAAGATTTACCGCACATTCTGGAGCCTGTCTGTCGTGACGAGTGCGATTACACGAAAGGAAACAGGCTGTTCCGAGGCGAGTCATGGGGGATGATTCCAACGTATCGCTATATAGGGAATTCTTTTCTGTCTCTGTTTACCAAGATTGCCTCTGGTTATTGGCATGTAGCTGACTCACAGAGTGGATATACTGCGATATCCTTACAGGCCCTGACCGCATTGAAGCTGGAGGCTATCTATCCCCGTTACGGTATGCCCAACGATCTTCTGATCAGTCTGAATATCGCCAATATGCGAGTACGGGACATTTCAATCCGTCCCGTATATAACGTAGGTGAGGTTTCAGGTATTAAAGTAAAAAAAGTACTTTTTACAATCCCGTTGATCCTTATTAAGGGCTTTACGAGAAGGATGGTGGAAAAATACATAATTCGTGATTTTCATCCGCTCATCTTTTTTTATTTTCTCGGGGGACTCTTCTTGTTTTTCGCCCTTATTTTAACTGTGCGGGCCTTTATCTATCTTGGTATTGATGGGCACCTTCCTCCTATCAACACCTTGGCAGCCATGTTTTCTTTTATGAGCTCCAGTTTATTCACGCTATTTGCCATGTGGTTTGATATGGAATGTAATAAGGAATTGAAATAA
- a CDS encoding acyltransferase: protein MSSFYIHPLADVQSVHIGCNTKIWQFVVILDGTIIGDECNICSHVFIENDVVLGNRVTVKNGVQLWDGMRIEDDVFIGPNVTFTNDKFPRSKKYPDFFSEITICRGASIGGGAVVLPGITIGAYAMVGAGAVVTCHVPPSAIVVGNPATIVSCAEHDVKSAE, encoded by the coding sequence ATGAGTTCCTTTTATATTCATCCACTTGCTGATGTTCAATCTGTTCATATTGGTTGTAATACTAAAATTTGGCAATTTGTTGTCATTTTGGATGGAACTATTATTGGAGATGAATGCAATATATGTTCTCATGTCTTTATTGAAAACGATGTTGTTCTTGGAAATCGGGTTACCGTTAAAAACGGAGTTCAGCTTTGGGATGGGATGAGGATTGAAGATGATGTTTTCATTGGTCCAAATGTGACATTTACAAATGACAAGTTTCCACGTTCTAAAAAATACCCTGATTTTTTTTCGGAAATAACAATTTGTAGAGGGGCTTCTATAGGAGGAGGAGCTGTGGTATTGCCGGGAATAACTATAGGTGCATATGCGATGGTGGGAGCCGGTGCAGTTGTTACTTGTCATGTCCCCCCCTCCGCTATTGTTGTTGGAAATCCAGCTACTATTGTCAGTTGTGCCGAACATGATGTTAAATCAGCTGAGTAG
- a CDS encoding FdtA/QdtA family cupin domain-containing protein — MNIDLCKIIDLPKIHDPRGNLTFIEGGEHISFDIQRVYYLYDVPGGSERGGHAHKDLHQLIIAMSGSFDVLLDDGKEKKRVHLSRSYYGLYICPMIWRELDNFSSGSVCMVLASNKYDEEDYYRDYGDFMRARWSV, encoded by the coding sequence ATGAACATAGATTTATGCAAGATAATTGATCTTCCTAAAATTCACGATCCTCGAGGTAATTTGACTTTTATTGAGGGAGGTGAACATATTTCTTTTGATATTCAAAGGGTATATTATTTGTATGACGTACCTGGTGGATCGGAACGGGGGGGGCATGCGCATAAAGATTTGCACCAGCTCATTATTGCTATGTCAGGAAGTTTTGATGTGTTGTTGGATGATGGCAAAGAGAAAAAGCGTGTTCATCTTAGCAGATCCTATTATGGACTTTATATCTGCCCTATGATTTGGCGTGAGCTCGATAATTTTTCTTCTGGTTCAGTCTGCATGGTACTTGCATCTAATAAATATGATGAAGAAGATTATTATCGTGATTATGGAGATTTTATGAGAGCACGTTGGAGCGTGTGA